Proteins co-encoded in one Flavobacteriales bacterium TMED191 genomic window:
- a CDS encoding PAS domain S-box protein produces the protein MRSTITCDMEGVIETMNEGAEKIFGYKKEELIGKKRVSLFSPGEIVLQNVAGWLDTAVKEGEYKGETYFVNKQGEKINAKIRITPTFSDGKDKPQTGYCGVTEVIEKEVQVPINFSTKLIKGLAITRMPFTSASLLPVAVVGAYFAGFGDGLFNIPLFVLTLFGILIAHLGINVFNDYFDVKDGTDEANAEYFQQVSGGSRAIELGLISLAGTRKLAIILILIALIIGGYIVTNVNPANMNGVWQILISGLLLGYFYTAKPLRLVARRGLGEIAIFLAFGPLLTLGTGFAIFKGDFASSEHFLNCMLMGIPMGLLTTNILLINEFPDMKSDATTGKNHLVVTFGKKASRWIYLLFLILAVGSSFYMYQTIGNQYLLIPTVFCLLFGLYIFKHILKHYEMRSLVDANWKTIGLQALYSIILCVCLLLGF, from the coding sequence ATGAGAAGTACTATAACATGTGATATGGAAGGTGTAATTGAAACAATGAATGAAGGTGCAGAAAAAATTTTTGGATATAAAAAAGAAGAATTAATTGGAAAAAAAAGAGTCTCTCTCTTTTCACCTGGTGAAATTGTATTACAGAATGTAGCTGGATGGCTTGATACAGCTGTAAAAGAAGGTGAATATAAAGGAGAAACATATTTTGTTAATAAACAAGGAGAAAAAATAAATGCAAAAATTAGAATTACTCCAACATTTTCTGACGGAAAAGATAAACCACAAACAGGTTATTGTGGTGTAACAGAAGTTATAGAAAAAGAAGTTCAGGTGCCTATTAATTTCTCTACAAAATTAATCAAAGGTTTAGCAATTACTCGAATGCCATTTACATCCGCATCCTTACTACCTGTTGCTGTAGTTGGTGCTTATTTTGCAGGATTTGGAGATGGACTTTTCAATATCCCTCTATTTGTTTTAACATTATTCGGTATTCTTATTGCACATTTAGGCATCAATGTATTTAATGACTACTTTGATGTTAAAGATGGAACAGATGAAGCAAATGCAGAATACTTCCAACAAGTTTCAGGTGGAAGTAGAGCAATTGAACTAGGACTAATTAGTTTAGCAGGCACAAGAAAATTAGCAATAATTCTTATATTAATTGCTCTAATAATTGGTGGATATATTGTAACAAATGTAAACCCTGCAAACATGAATGGAGTATGGCAAATTCTAATTTCGGGTTTACTGCTTGGATACTTCTATACAGCTAAACCATTAAGACTAGTTGCTCGACGAGGACTAGGTGAAATCGCAATTTTCCTAGCATTTGGACCACTTTTAACCCTAGGCACAGGTTTTGCAATTTTTAAAGGAGATTTTGCTAGTAGTGAGCATTTTTTGAATTGCATGCTTATGGGAATACCAATGGGGCTATTAACAACAAACATATTATTAATAAATGAATTTCCTGACATGAAAAGTGATGCTACTACTGGAAAAAACCACCTTGTCGTTACCTTTGGAAAAAAAGCAAGTAGATGGATTTACCTTTTATTCTTAATTTTAGCTGTAGGATCATCTTTCTATATGTATCAAACAATTGGCAATCAATATTTACTAATTCCGACTGTTTTTTGTCTTTTATTTGGACTCTATATTTTTAAACACATATTAAAACATTATGAAATGAGATCTCTTGTAGATGCTAATTGGAAAACAATAGGTCTTCAAGCACTTTACTCTATTATACTATGTGTTTGTTTATTGTTAGGGTTTTAA
- a CDS encoding DUF423 domain-containing protein encodes MNKFILMTGSFLGALAVLLGAVGSHLFEDYLISIDRLETYNTAVRYHFYHVFLILIIGLLFDYAYRPIINYAFYSSTIGLFLFSGSLYMLCFTNSSVWGMVTPIGGLSLICSWLFLGFSIKKS; translated from the coding sequence ATGAACAAGTTTATATTGATGACAGGCTCATTTTTAGGTGCTTTAGCAGTTCTTTTAGGCGCTGTTGGTTCTCATTTATTTGAAGACTACTTAATATCTATAGATAGACTTGAAACTTATAATACAGCTGTTCGATACCACTTTTATCATGTTTTTTTAATATTAATTATAGGCCTGTTGTTTGATTATGCTTATAGACCTATTATTAATTATGCATTCTACTCCTCTACAATAGGATTGTTTTTATTTTCAGGGTCTTTATATATGTTGTGCTTTACCAATAGTTCAGTGTGGGGAATGGTTACTCCTATTGGTGGGTTGTCTTTAATTTGTAGTTGGCTTTTTTTGGGCTTTAGTATCAAAAAAAGTTAA
- a CDS encoding 3-dehydroquinate dehydratase: MKVIIINGPNLNLLKIRNEKIYGGLSFDDYLQSLYSSFKTLDLYYYQSNVEGDLINKLQEVGFSFDYIVLNAGGYSHSSVSIADCIDLITTPVIEVHISNIYAREEFRRKSLLTKFCKGSIVGLGLDVYRLALNNIIQQ, encoded by the coding sequence ATGAAAGTAATTATAATCAATGGTCCAAATCTTAATTTATTAAAAATAAGAAACGAGAAAATATATGGAGGATTATCTTTTGATGATTATTTACAATCCTTGTATTCAAGTTTTAAGACATTAGATTTATATTATTATCAATCTAATGTTGAAGGAGATTTAATTAATAAACTTCAAGAAGTTGGATTCTCTTTTGATTATATCGTGTTAAATGCTGGTGGGTATTCACATTCTTCTGTTTCAATAGCAGATTGTATTGATTTAATTACAACTCCAGTGATTGAAGTTCATATTTCTAATATTTACGCAAGAGAAGAATTTAGAAGAAAATCTCTTTTAACCAAATTTTGTAAAGGATCTATTGTTGGACTAGGTTTAGATGTTTATCGTTTAGCACTTAATAATATAATTCAACAATAG